One genomic region from Drosophila busckii strain San Diego stock center, stock number 13000-0081.31 chromosome 3R, ASM1175060v1, whole genome shotgun sequence encodes:
- the LOC108603868 gene encoding RB1-inducible coiled-coil protein 1 isoform X1 codes for MMLYVFHVDVGRMMSFDMTVALSSVENLKDTIQRLHGIPATNIVLLVSGGEMLTHCTQVSCYSAGTDTNPIYMFLTGDERAAPTIASGGSSSDADDELRRQVEESDMLPAVLETVRQRALLAVHMSELGRKEEKLCERLVHEQHLQQQGWSAVVANLEDLTVEFEERFRNFCQAFDRHLQQRESYLELLRNFRDDLSQLARIPILPALMALAQADFHGFDELLEQDPDALLQRQQTIAESVTEELVDADVNAADSVVKSTTSSTSPNKKLKMGHEQEELETEDEPSRQQHQLNLLQWISSKGNHEALQQMCDECEQGLNTFSVEKYDKLKQEVQNIIGEAKNSNVKEIKGLSERLCRLDEFKYKIGKMVQDQREQATALQQNEARALKIRDNSVLPDLCISHRTQLKDMLKNHIKIREYCRCIGNSKEELGLNLHKRLCRIVWIENSMSEFDNRLLFNHRCLRRAERHIGIIEQIHRAPSIYVAAVAEVVRRKIFSDQFRLWASRLSVDFDRIHGEELQRRQLFNANFDGHFLNILFPGMADMPPAFAQEHPELSFDTRLPQLSCADIELLSKQLPELAAQLQLPDMAPVLQFFVQQTEGQAQQQLPEVPFEYGINIGVGTSNESLYVEQVARSTATEQLLMMSAGTLTDEHAGSVDQLRQALQQLGKLALEGLRMARSDLSDMRHELTAGAGQDELQSELQLLQDKLQLMRMQCERREQAQEEHLEQLRQQLLAAEQDKAVAVAQAREQLIHEHKTELESLRCRFKLMTSMERSPSDSSLEKLERPTSSASVASLDVEQLLAQQRQDLNAQRERAVLEAVEAERALWQSRQPQFNSESVMANVSILKDMLEDKERQLDMLREQNRLLTQDTYQLKTRIDVLTNEDGNSWLKEKIDYLSRDKSRLEEELNMEKSKRLEMETSVAAMRSSVYEVGAPCTTVAIPGAPLTRSRSSGGSASANRYITLEGCAKGDLVFVVWSMRHAQFMVVQDSLTLYFVHADSLAALQLTPPQTLPPPAAIGGADAAAAVALPVAELHQIPLPYYAIGRVIDKEYCQARKDENRYRVSRGSKFYRIKLAPLPSRNLQRRERLESGSSAASIRLAPIAAAPQRDVVDAPASISGSSVYQSFKERTMSISSVNEDEDEASLLSERCRYNSVSEEEEQQQQQLVGAGVGLPAISAETVALATTQAQSVITEQPTASRNLKLDLLLASADIITQTPKHQQQPQEHKQKLQEQHQHFEEEEKEQADEEEQQSAPVANIILTEPVADEEDLSQPVNLYVTSATTTAAVAAEPEAAVADVDAAAAVVEAATVRTTQSSDSDEYRSLEGKEETDFQISD; via the exons ATGATGCTGTACGTATTCCATGTGGACGTCGGTCGTATGATGAGCTTCGACATGACCGTTGCTCTGTCCTCGGTGGAGAACCTGAAGGACACCATACAGCGCCTGCATGGCATACCCGCTACCAATATAGTGCTGTTGGTAAGCGGCGGCGAGATGCTCACACATTGCACCCAGGTCTCCTGCTATTCCGCCGGCACTGACACCAATCCCATTTATATGTTTCTCACGGGGGATGAGCGTGCGGCGCCGACGATAGCAAGCGGTGGCAGTTCAAGTGATGCCGATGACGAGCTGCGTCGCCAGGTGGAGGAGAGTGATATGCTGCCCGCCGTGCTCGAGACAGTGCGTCAGCGTGCACTGCTGGCGGTGCACATGAGTGAGCTGGGACGCAAAGAGGAGAAGCTCTGTGAGCGTCTTGTCCACGAAcagcatctgcagcagcagggcTGGTCGGCAGTGGTGGCCAATCTGGAGGATCTGACAGTGGAGTTCGAGGAACGCTTCCGTAACTTCTGCCAGGCATTCGATCGCCATCTGCAGCAGCGCGAGAGTTAtctggagctgctgcgcaaCTTTCGCGACGATCTCAGTCAGCTGGCGAGGATTCCCATACTGCCCGCACTCATGGCGCTGGCGCAGGCAGATTTCCATGGCTTCGATGAGTTGCTGGAACAAGACCCGGATGCACTGCTGCAGCGCCAACAGACTATAGCTGAATCTGTAACGGAGGAGCTGGTGGATGCGGATGTGAATGCCGCTGACAGCGTGGTGAAGAGCACGACCAGCAGCACATCGCCAAACAAGAAGCTTAAAATGGGCCACGAGCAGGAGGAACTGGAGACGGAGGACGAACCGTCCAGGCAACAGCATCAATTGAATCTGCTGCAGTGGATCAGCTCGAAGGGCAACCATGAGGCACTGCAGCAAATGTGCGATGAGTGCGAGCAGGGACTGAACACTTTCTCGGTGGAGAAGTACGACAAGCTCAAGCAGGAGGTGCAGAACATCATAGGCGAGGCCAAGAACAGCAATGTGAAGGAGATCAAGGGACTCAGTGAGCGGCTTTGTCGTCTGGATGAGTTCAAGTATAAGATTGGCAAGATGGTGCAGGATCAGCGTGAGCAGGCGACGGCGCTGCAACAGAATGAGGCGCGTGCCTTGAAGATTCGCGATAATTCAGTGCTGCCCGATCTGTGCATCTCGCATCGCACACAGCTGAAAGATATGCTGAAGAATCACATCAAGATACGCGAGTACTGCCGCTGCATAGGCAACTCCAAGGAGGAGCTGGGCCTCAACTTGCATAAGCGCCTCTGCCGCATCGTTTGGATCGAGAACAGCATGAGCGAGTTCGACAATCGCTTGCTGTTCAATCATCGCTGCCTGCGTCGCGCCGAGCGTCACATTGGCATCATCGAACAGATTCATCGGGCGCCGAGCATCTATGTGGCCGCCGTGGCGGAAGTGGTACGTCGCAAGATCTTCTCCGATCAGTTCAGGCTCTGGGCCTCGCGTCTCTCGGTGGACTTCGATCGCATACATGGCGAGGAGCTGCAGCGCCGCCAGCTGTTCAATGCCAACTTCGATGGGcactttttgaatattttattccCCGGCATGGCCGACATGCCGCCCGCCTTTGCCCAGGAGCATCCCGAGCTAAGCTTCGATACGCGCCTGCCGCAACTCAGCTGCGCCGACATTGAGCTGCTCTCCAAGCAGCTGCCCGAGCTGGCcgcccagctgcagctgccagaCATGGCGCCCGTGCTGCAGTTCTTTGTGCAACAGACTGAGGGccaagcccagcagcagctgcccgaGGTACCCTTTGAATATGGCATCAATATTGGCGTGGGCACCTCCAACGAAAGCCTCTACGTGGAGCAAGTGGCGCGCAGCACGGCCACCGAGCAGCTGCTCATGATGAGCGCCGGCACCTTGACGGATGAGCATGCGGGCAGTGTGGACCAACTGCGtcaggcgctgcagcagctcggtAAACTGGCACTGGAGGGCTTAAGAATGGCGCGCTCTGATTTGAGCGACATGCGACATGAACTCACCGCTGGCGCTGGACAGGATGAGTTGCAGTcggagctgcagttgctgcaggacaagctgcagctaatgcGCATGCAGTGTGAGCGACGCGAGCAGGCGCAGGAAGAGCATCTGGAGCAACTGcgtcaacagctgctggcggcggAGCAGGACAAAGCGGTGGCGGTGGCCCAGGCGCGTGAGCAATTGATACACGAGCACAAAACGGAGCTGGAGTCGCTACGCTGTCGGTTCAAGCTAATGACGTCCATGGAGCGCTCGCCCTCGGACAGCAGCCTGGAGAAACTGGAGCGGCCAACGAGCAGCGCCAGCGTGGCCAGTCTGGATGTGGAGCAGCTGTTGGCGCAACAGCGTCAGGATTTGAACGCCCAGCGGGAGCGTGCCGTCCTCGAGGCGGTGGAGGCGGAACGCGCCCTTTGGCAGTCGCGTCAACCGCAATTTAACTCAGAATCTGTGATGGCCAATGTGTCCATACTGAAGGACATGCTAGAGGATAAAGAGCGCCAGCTGGACATGCTGCGCGAACAGAATCGCCTACTCACCCAGGATACCTATCAGCTGAAGACGCGCATCGATGTGCTCACCAACGAGGATGGCAACAGCTGGCTAAAGGAGAAAATCGATTACCTGAGTCGCGACAAGAGTCGTCTCGAGGAGGAACTCAATATGGAGAAGAGCAAGCGTCTCGAAATGGAAACAAGCGTCGCCGCCATGCGCAG ctcCGTTTATGAGGTGGGCGCACCGTGTACAACGGTCGCTATTCCCGGCGCACCGCTGACACGCTCCAGGTCAAGTGGCGGCAGCGCTTCCGCCAATCGCTACATCACGTTGGAGGGCTGCGCTAAGGGCGACTTGGTATTTGTAGTTTGGAGCATGAGGCACGCACAGTTCATGGTCGTCCAGGACTCGCTCACACTGTATTTTGTGCACGCCGACAGCTTGGCTGCCCTACAGCTAACGCCACCGCAGACTCTGCCACCGCCAGCAGCAATTGGtggcgctgacgctgctgcggcAGTTGCGCTGCCTGTGGCCGAACTGCATCAAATACCGCTGCCGTATTATGCGATTGGACGTGTCATCGACAAGGAGTACTGCCAGGCACGCAAG GATGAGAATCGCTATCGCGTGAGCAGGGGCTCCAAGTTCTATCGCATCAAGCTGGCGCCATTGCCTTCGCGTAATCTGCAGCGTCGCGAGCGTTTGGAAT ccgGCTCAAGCGCTGCTAGCATTCGCCTGGCGCCAATAGCGGCGGCGCCACAGCGCGATGTCGTCGATGCGCCAGCAAGTATCAGTGGGAGCAGTGTTTATCAAAGCTTCAAGGAGCGCACAATGAGCATTAGTAGCGTCAAcgaggatgaggatgaggcCTCGTTGCTGAGCGAGCGTTGCCGCTACAATAGCGTCAgtgaggaggaggagcagcagcagcagcagctggtagGAGCGGGAGTGGGCTTGCCAGCAATATCGGCTGAAACAGTGGCTTTGGCAACAACTCAAGCACAGTCTGTGATAACAGAGCAGCCAACGGCATCTAGAAATTTGAAGTTGGATCTACTGTTGGCCTCTGCTGATATAATAACGCAAACCCcaaaacaccaacaacaaccacaagaacacaaacaaaagctacaaGAGCAGCATCAACACTTTGAGGAGGAGGAGAAGGAGCAGGCGgatgaggaggagcagcagtcGGCGCCTGTGGCTAACATTATTCTAACTGAACCCGTTGCAGATGAGGAAGATTTAAGCCAGCCGGTTAACTTGTATGTAACctcagcaaccacaacagcagcagttgcagcagagCCTGAGGCTGCTGTAGCGGATGTGGAtgcagccgctgctgttgtggaagcagcaacagtgagGACAACACAGAGCTCTGACTCTGATGAATATCGCTCGCTGGAGGGCAAGGAGGAAACAGATTTTCAGATTTCCGATTAG
- the LOC108603868 gene encoding RB1-inducible coiled-coil protein 1 isoform X2 produces the protein MMLYVFHVDVGRMMSFDMTVALSSVENLKDTIQRLHGIPATNIVLLVSGGEMLTHCTQVSCYSAGTDTNPIYMFLTGDERAAPTIASGGSSSDADDELRRQVEESDMLPAVLETVRQRALLAVHMSELGRKEEKLCERLVHEQHLQQQGWSAVVANLEDLTVEFEERFRNFCQAFDRHLQQRESYLELLRNFRDDLSQLARIPILPALMALAQADFHGFDELLEQDPDALLQRQQTIAESVTEELVDADVNAADSVVKSTTSSTSPNKKLKMGHEQEELETEDEPSRQQHQLNLLQWISSKGNHEALQQMCDECEQGLNTFSVEKYDKLKQEVQNIIGEAKNSNVKEIKGLSERLCRLDEFKYKIGKMVQDQREQATALQQNEARALKIRDNSVLPDLCISHRTQLKDMLKNHIKIREYCRCIGNSKEELGLNLHKRLCRIVWIENSMSEFDNRLLFNHRCLRRAERHIGIIEQIHRAPSIYVAAVAEVVRRKIFSDQFRLWASRLSVDFDRIHGEELQRRQLFNANFDGHFLNILFPGMADMPPAFAQEHPELSFDTRLPQLSCADIELLSKQLPELAAQLQLPDMAPVLQFFVQQTEGQAQQQLPEVPFEYGINIGVGTSNESLYVEQVARSTATEQLLMMSAGTLTDEHAGSVDQLRQALQQLGKLALEGLRMARSDLSDMRHELTAGAGQDELQSELQLLQDKLQLMRMQCERREQAQEEHLEQLRQQLLAAEQDKAVAVAQAREQLIHEHKTELESLRCRFKLMTSMERSPSDSSLEKLERPTSSASVASLDVEQLLAQQRQDLNAQRERAVLEAVEAERALWQSRQPQFNSESVMANVSILKDMLEDKERQLDMLREQNRLLTQDTYQLKTRIDVLTNEDGNSWLKEKIDYLSRDKSRLEEELNMEKSKRLEMETSVAAMRSSVYEVGAPCTTVAIPGAPLTRSRSSGGSASANRYITLEGCAKGDLVFVVWSMRHAQFMVVQDSLTLYFVHADSLAALQLTPPQTLPPPAAIGGADAAAAVALPVAELHQIPLPYYAIGRVIDKEYCQARKDENRYRVSRGSKFYRIKLAPLPSRNLQRRERLECNRLKRC, from the exons ATGATGCTGTACGTATTCCATGTGGACGTCGGTCGTATGATGAGCTTCGACATGACCGTTGCTCTGTCCTCGGTGGAGAACCTGAAGGACACCATACAGCGCCTGCATGGCATACCCGCTACCAATATAGTGCTGTTGGTAAGCGGCGGCGAGATGCTCACACATTGCACCCAGGTCTCCTGCTATTCCGCCGGCACTGACACCAATCCCATTTATATGTTTCTCACGGGGGATGAGCGTGCGGCGCCGACGATAGCAAGCGGTGGCAGTTCAAGTGATGCCGATGACGAGCTGCGTCGCCAGGTGGAGGAGAGTGATATGCTGCCCGCCGTGCTCGAGACAGTGCGTCAGCGTGCACTGCTGGCGGTGCACATGAGTGAGCTGGGACGCAAAGAGGAGAAGCTCTGTGAGCGTCTTGTCCACGAAcagcatctgcagcagcagggcTGGTCGGCAGTGGTGGCCAATCTGGAGGATCTGACAGTGGAGTTCGAGGAACGCTTCCGTAACTTCTGCCAGGCATTCGATCGCCATCTGCAGCAGCGCGAGAGTTAtctggagctgctgcgcaaCTTTCGCGACGATCTCAGTCAGCTGGCGAGGATTCCCATACTGCCCGCACTCATGGCGCTGGCGCAGGCAGATTTCCATGGCTTCGATGAGTTGCTGGAACAAGACCCGGATGCACTGCTGCAGCGCCAACAGACTATAGCTGAATCTGTAACGGAGGAGCTGGTGGATGCGGATGTGAATGCCGCTGACAGCGTGGTGAAGAGCACGACCAGCAGCACATCGCCAAACAAGAAGCTTAAAATGGGCCACGAGCAGGAGGAACTGGAGACGGAGGACGAACCGTCCAGGCAACAGCATCAATTGAATCTGCTGCAGTGGATCAGCTCGAAGGGCAACCATGAGGCACTGCAGCAAATGTGCGATGAGTGCGAGCAGGGACTGAACACTTTCTCGGTGGAGAAGTACGACAAGCTCAAGCAGGAGGTGCAGAACATCATAGGCGAGGCCAAGAACAGCAATGTGAAGGAGATCAAGGGACTCAGTGAGCGGCTTTGTCGTCTGGATGAGTTCAAGTATAAGATTGGCAAGATGGTGCAGGATCAGCGTGAGCAGGCGACGGCGCTGCAACAGAATGAGGCGCGTGCCTTGAAGATTCGCGATAATTCAGTGCTGCCCGATCTGTGCATCTCGCATCGCACACAGCTGAAAGATATGCTGAAGAATCACATCAAGATACGCGAGTACTGCCGCTGCATAGGCAACTCCAAGGAGGAGCTGGGCCTCAACTTGCATAAGCGCCTCTGCCGCATCGTTTGGATCGAGAACAGCATGAGCGAGTTCGACAATCGCTTGCTGTTCAATCATCGCTGCCTGCGTCGCGCCGAGCGTCACATTGGCATCATCGAACAGATTCATCGGGCGCCGAGCATCTATGTGGCCGCCGTGGCGGAAGTGGTACGTCGCAAGATCTTCTCCGATCAGTTCAGGCTCTGGGCCTCGCGTCTCTCGGTGGACTTCGATCGCATACATGGCGAGGAGCTGCAGCGCCGCCAGCTGTTCAATGCCAACTTCGATGGGcactttttgaatattttattccCCGGCATGGCCGACATGCCGCCCGCCTTTGCCCAGGAGCATCCCGAGCTAAGCTTCGATACGCGCCTGCCGCAACTCAGCTGCGCCGACATTGAGCTGCTCTCCAAGCAGCTGCCCGAGCTGGCcgcccagctgcagctgccagaCATGGCGCCCGTGCTGCAGTTCTTTGTGCAACAGACTGAGGGccaagcccagcagcagctgcccgaGGTACCCTTTGAATATGGCATCAATATTGGCGTGGGCACCTCCAACGAAAGCCTCTACGTGGAGCAAGTGGCGCGCAGCACGGCCACCGAGCAGCTGCTCATGATGAGCGCCGGCACCTTGACGGATGAGCATGCGGGCAGTGTGGACCAACTGCGtcaggcgctgcagcagctcggtAAACTGGCACTGGAGGGCTTAAGAATGGCGCGCTCTGATTTGAGCGACATGCGACATGAACTCACCGCTGGCGCTGGACAGGATGAGTTGCAGTcggagctgcagttgctgcaggacaagctgcagctaatgcGCATGCAGTGTGAGCGACGCGAGCAGGCGCAGGAAGAGCATCTGGAGCAACTGcgtcaacagctgctggcggcggAGCAGGACAAAGCGGTGGCGGTGGCCCAGGCGCGTGAGCAATTGATACACGAGCACAAAACGGAGCTGGAGTCGCTACGCTGTCGGTTCAAGCTAATGACGTCCATGGAGCGCTCGCCCTCGGACAGCAGCCTGGAGAAACTGGAGCGGCCAACGAGCAGCGCCAGCGTGGCCAGTCTGGATGTGGAGCAGCTGTTGGCGCAACAGCGTCAGGATTTGAACGCCCAGCGGGAGCGTGCCGTCCTCGAGGCGGTGGAGGCGGAACGCGCCCTTTGGCAGTCGCGTCAACCGCAATTTAACTCAGAATCTGTGATGGCCAATGTGTCCATACTGAAGGACATGCTAGAGGATAAAGAGCGCCAGCTGGACATGCTGCGCGAACAGAATCGCCTACTCACCCAGGATACCTATCAGCTGAAGACGCGCATCGATGTGCTCACCAACGAGGATGGCAACAGCTGGCTAAAGGAGAAAATCGATTACCTGAGTCGCGACAAGAGTCGTCTCGAGGAGGAACTCAATATGGAGAAGAGCAAGCGTCTCGAAATGGAAACAAGCGTCGCCGCCATGCGCAG ctcCGTTTATGAGGTGGGCGCACCGTGTACAACGGTCGCTATTCCCGGCGCACCGCTGACACGCTCCAGGTCAAGTGGCGGCAGCGCTTCCGCCAATCGCTACATCACGTTGGAGGGCTGCGCTAAGGGCGACTTGGTATTTGTAGTTTGGAGCATGAGGCACGCACAGTTCATGGTCGTCCAGGACTCGCTCACACTGTATTTTGTGCACGCCGACAGCTTGGCTGCCCTACAGCTAACGCCACCGCAGACTCTGCCACCGCCAGCAGCAATTGGtggcgctgacgctgctgcggcAGTTGCGCTGCCTGTGGCCGAACTGCATCAAATACCGCTGCCGTATTATGCGATTGGACGTGTCATCGACAAGGAGTACTGCCAGGCACGCAAG GATGAGAATCGCTATCGCGTGAGCAGGGGCTCCAAGTTCTATCGCATCAAGCTGGCGCCATTGCCTTCGCGTAATCTGCAGCGTCGCGAGCGTTTGGAATGTAA ccgGCTCAAGCGCTGCTAG